A genomic window from Methanobacterium sp. BRmetb2 includes:
- a CDS encoding radical SAM protein, with protein MLIEHNVVQKDPRKVDVRFASCYPNLYKTAMSSLGYHIIYDFLNSREDVYCERVVYPYHKSLESNTPLKNFDIISFSLQYEQDYFNVLSMLNKGNIPIKCGDRASRDPFVIAGGPCATANPLPMTKFVDLFIVGEAEVILDEVLDVYMELDDPRKNIEAFMDIKGVYVPDNPVKRNIVKDVDDACHPVRQVVPETSDKRFIPAFGHAFLLEVSRGCTRGCRFCMSGYLYRPRRETSLKKLLKIAEKGRNATGLNKIALIGAAVSDYSKIDELCENLLEMDFNLTTPSLRIETVTEKLIDSLGKSGLKTVTLAPESTCLIRRSLNKDISDDKLFNVSKMVFDKNMNIKYYFLIGTPHESLEDLKEMLELINNLRKIAPKKNMVKLSFNPLIPKPHTPLQWEKFNYDDVKSKISFINKNLGYKSFKIENLKGAFIQYILSVGSSKLGNLIEKSWQSRINLKEWEKHEKTMMYSLESELPWKNIDVGVNNEFIKKEYKKMFKGEMTGWCEEYGCYKCGSCI; from the coding sequence ATGCTAATTGAACACAATGTAGTGCAAAAGGATCCCCGCAAAGTGGATGTGAGATTTGCCTCATGTTATCCTAACCTCTACAAAACAGCCATGTCATCCCTTGGTTATCATATCATTTATGATTTTCTAAATTCCAGAGAGGACGTATACTGTGAACGAGTTGTTTATCCTTATCACAAAAGTTTAGAGTCCAACACTCCATTAAAAAATTTTGACATCATAAGTTTTTCACTGCAATATGAACAAGACTACTTCAACGTCCTATCCATGTTAAATAAAGGAAACATACCTATTAAATGTGGTGATCGTGCCTCTAGAGATCCTTTTGTAATTGCTGGTGGCCCGTGTGCAACAGCAAATCCTTTACCCATGACTAAATTCGTTGACCTTTTCATTGTTGGTGAGGCCGAGGTAATTCTAGACGAAGTACTGGATGTGTACATGGAATTGGATGATCCTAGAAAGAATATTGAAGCTTTTATGGATATTAAAGGGGTTTATGTGCCGGATAATCCTGTAAAACGGAATATTGTTAAGGATGTGGATGATGCCTGCCATCCAGTAAGGCAAGTTGTTCCAGAAACATCGGATAAAAGGTTTATTCCTGCCTTTGGCCATGCATTTTTACTGGAAGTATCCCGGGGCTGTACCAGGGGCTGTAGATTTTGCATGTCGGGGTATTTATACCGTCCCCGTAGAGAAACTTCACTTAAAAAACTGTTAAAAATTGCTGAAAAAGGAAGAAATGCCACTGGATTAAATAAAATTGCATTAATAGGTGCTGCAGTTTCTGACTACTCTAAAATAGATGAATTATGTGAAAATTTACTAGAAATGGATTTCAATTTAACCACACCTTCACTGCGAATTGAAACCGTTACAGAGAAATTAATAGATTCTCTAGGCAAAAGCGGTCTTAAAACTGTAACACTGGCTCCTGAATCAACATGTTTAATTAGGAGGAGTTTAAACAAGGACATCAGCGATGATAAGCTTTTTAATGTCAGTAAAATGGTTTTTGATAAGAATATGAACATTAAATATTATTTTTTAATTGGCACTCCTCATGAGTCACTGGAAGACTTGAAGGAAATGTTAGAACTGATTAATAATCTTAGAAAAATTGCCCCTAAAAAGAATATGGTTAAGTTAAGTTTCAATCCCTTGATTCCCAAACCCCACACTCCCCTCCAGTGGGAAAAGTTTAACTACGATGATGTTAAATCTAAAATAAGTTTTATTAATAAGAATTTAGGTTATAAATCCTTTAAAATTGAAAATCTTAAAGGTGCATTTATCCAGTATATTTTATCTGTGGGAAGTAGCAAACTGGGAAATCTTATTGAAAAATCATGGCAATCCCGAATAAACCTAAAAGAATGGGAAAAACATGAAAAAACCATGATGTATAGCCTGGAAAGTGAATTACCCTGGAAAAATATAGATGTTGGTGTTAATAACGAATTTATTAAAAAAGAATATAAAAAAATGTTTAAAGGGGAAATGACTGGGTGGTGTGAAGAATATGGCTGCTATAAATGTGGTAGTTGTATTTAA
- a CDS encoding phosphopantetheine adenylyltransferase, with the protein MQLNYKKVAVGGTFDKFHKGHEQLLNTAFQIGEKVIIGVTSTEFGGQKGDVESCAARMTNLKNFLKDYPKKYEVMRLTNSYGTTIYDNTFDAIVVSRETESTAYKINEIRKEKDMKPLAVIVIDTVFAEDGEPISSTRIRKGEINFEGKILDKKP; encoded by the coding sequence ATGCAATTAAACTATAAAAAAGTTGCTGTAGGCGGTACCTTTGATAAATTCCATAAGGGCCATGAACAATTACTCAATACAGCCTTTCAGATTGGTGAAAAGGTCATAATTGGTGTCACCTCCACTGAATTTGGTGGGCAAAAGGGGGATGTTGAATCCTGTGCAGCCCGGATGACCAATCTAAAAAATTTCTTAAAAGATTATCCAAAAAAATATGAAGTAATGAGATTAACTAACTCATATGGTACAACCATATATGATAATACATTTGATGCAATTGTGGTAAGTAGAGAAACTGAAAGCACGGCTTATAAAATCAATGAAATTCGTAAAGAGAAAGATATGAAGCCGTTAGCTGTTATTGTTATTGATACTGTTTTTGCTGAAGATGGAGAACCAATATCTTCAACACGTATAAGGAAAGGCGAAATCAACTTTGAAGGCAAAATATTAGATAAAAAACCATAA
- the yjjX gene encoding inosine/xanthosine triphosphatase (pyrophosphatase; has activity against dUTP and dITP; the crystal structure of the Vibrio protein showed similarity to Methanococcus janaschii Mj0226; in Vibrio cholerae this gene is part of the Mba operon that is involved in regulation and maintenance of biofilms; in Escherichia coli overexpression of this gene leads to resistance to an HMP analog) produces the protein MKVVVGSKNPVKVKATKNVLEKLYGEVEIDSADVDSQVPSQPFGIDQTIEGAINRAKNAYNSDYDLGVGIESGLMETPHTITGYIDLQWCAIYDGEKVTIGVSAGFEYPPTVIKEVLSGKEVGDVMDEVTGVDNLGEKTGAISYFTKGVLDRTGNTEQCVLMAIIPKINTNIYF, from the coding sequence ATGAAAGTGGTCGTGGGGTCAAAAAATCCAGTAAAGGTTAAAGCAACGAAGAATGTATTAGAAAAACTTTATGGGGAAGTAGAAATTGATTCAGCAGACGTGGATTCTCAAGTCCCGTCACAACCGTTTGGAATTGATCAAACCATTGAAGGTGCTATAAACCGGGCTAAAAATGCTTACAATTCAGATTATGATTTAGGTGTAGGTATAGAATCGGGTCTAATGGAAACACCACACACTATAACAGGATATATTGATCTGCAGTGGTGCGCTATATATGATGGTGAAAAGGTAACAATTGGAGTTAGTGCTGGATTTGAATATCCACCTACTGTGATCAAAGAGGTTCTTAGTGGTAAGGAAGTGGGAGATGTAATGGATGAAGTAACTGGTGTGGATAATTTGGGAGAAAAAACTGGGGCCATAAGTTATTTTACTAAGGGGGTACTGGATCGTACTGGAAATACTGAACAATGTGTTTTGATGGCGATTATACCAAAAATAAATACTAACATCTATTTTTAA
- a CDS encoding class III signal peptide-containing protein: protein MLIDEKAQISAEMILLVGAILVLVIVAGTYIFDISSSIAGNITDVIDSARNSTINKM, encoded by the coding sequence ATGTTGATTGATGAAAAAGCTCAAATAAGTGCTGAAATGATTTTATTAGTTGGAGCTATACTAGTATTAGTAATAGTTGCAGGAACATATATATTTGATATATCCAGCTCAATTGCAGGAAATATAACTGATGTTATAGACTCTGCAAGAAATTCAACAATCAACAAAATGTAA
- a CDS encoding class III signal peptide-containing protein, with protein MKFLKDESGQGAAEYILLFGGVIVIAIAALLIYQTYFTGQDLDVNEDITNVRETVSSNRT; from the coding sequence ATGAAGTTTTTAAAAGACGAAAGTGGACAAGGAGCAGCAGAATATATCTTATTGTTTGGTGGTGTAATTGTTATTGCAATCGCTGCATTGTTAATATATCAAACCTACTTCACCGGACAAGATTTAGATGTTAACGAAGATATAACTAATGTCAGAGAGACTGTTAGTAGTAACAGAACATAA
- a CDS encoding class III signal peptide-containing protein: protein MKILEDEKGQGAAEYILLFGGVIVIAIAVLLIYNSYFVGRSPYNTQEDLNIVRANVSESATNNGG from the coding sequence ATGAAAATTTTAGAAGATGAGAAGGGACAAGGCGCAGCCGAATATATATTATTATTTGGTGGTGTGATCGTAATTGCAATTGCAGTTTTATTGATATATAATAGTTATTTTGTTGGTAGAAGTCCTTACAACACACAGGAAGATTTGAATATTGTTAGAGCTAATGTATCAGAAAGTGCAACCAATAATGGTGGATAA
- a CDS encoding metal-dependent hydrolase → MKLRWLGHSAFELETEEKLRILIDPFISNNPSCPVPVEELKADVIMVTHGHADHFGDTMEIANRTGAVVIGNHEISVYLSKQGFDTIGMNIGGSISIYNLKITMVNAQHSSGMDFIEEMGPGGSATGYIIQLENGQKIYHAGDTGLFGDMKTIIGGIYKPDMALLPIGDTYTMGPETAALAVEWINPKTVVPIHYNTFPVIKQDPEEFVERVHVKNPEVKVVILEPNQSYHE, encoded by the coding sequence TTGAAATTAAGATGGTTGGGACACTCAGCATTTGAACTAGAAACCGAAGAAAAACTGCGAATATTAATCGATCCATTTATAAGCAACAATCCCTCATGTCCAGTACCTGTAGAGGAACTTAAAGCAGATGTCATAATGGTGACTCATGGACATGCAGATCATTTTGGAGATACCATGGAAATTGCCAATCGCACCGGCGCAGTGGTGATTGGAAATCATGAAATTTCAGTTTATCTTTCTAAACAGGGCTTTGATACCATTGGAATGAATATTGGTGGAAGCATAAGTATCTACAATCTCAAAATAACCATGGTTAACGCCCAACATTCTTCGGGCATGGATTTCATCGAAGAAATGGGTCCTGGTGGAAGTGCAACTGGCTACATAATCCAACTGGAAAATGGTCAAAAAATTTATCATGCTGGAGACACGGGACTCTTTGGTGACATGAAAACCATTATTGGAGGTATATATAAACCAGATATGGCTCTTTTACCTATTGGAGATACTTATACCATGGGACCAGAAACTGCAGCTCTTGCAGTAGAATGGATTAATCCCAAAACAGTAGTGCCCATTCATTATAATACCTTTCCAGTAATCAAACAAGATCCTGAAGAATTTGTGGAAAGGGTACATGTAAAAAATCCAGAAGTTAAAGTAGTGATACTGGAACCTAATCAATCCTACCATGAATGA
- a CDS encoding GTP-binding protein, translating to MSNFFIRFLKRLMGKDKKLKIGLYGHPNSGKTTLANQMAEDWVGKPIGLVSEIPHETRNVYRQEKVTIQQDGVELDFDIIDTPGIATKVDYKNFLEFGLSESEAKDRAKEATKGIIEAIKWLDDVTGVLLVMDATQDPLTQANITIIGNLEARNIPFVIVANKIDIPESLPERIMSVFPQHTVVPISALHGENTGALYMAMVKKFK from the coding sequence ATGAGTAATTTTTTCATAAGATTTTTAAAACGATTGATGGGTAAAGATAAAAAATTAAAGATAGGTCTTTATGGTCATCCAAATTCTGGAAAAACAACACTGGCTAATCAAATGGCTGAGGACTGGGTTGGTAAACCTATTGGATTGGTATCGGAAATACCTCACGAAACAAGGAATGTTTATCGTCAGGAGAAGGTTACTATTCAGCAAGATGGAGTAGAGTTGGATTTCGATATCATAGACACTCCTGGAATTGCAACTAAAGTCGACTATAAAAATTTCTTAGAATTTGGCTTATCCGAATCAGAAGCAAAAGACAGGGCAAAAGAAGCAACAAAAGGCATAATCGAAGCAATAAAATGGTTAGATGATGTGACCGGTGTTCTTTTAGTTATGGATGCAACTCAAGATCCTTTAACTCAAGCTAATATCACTATAATTGGGAATCTGGAAGCCCGAAATATTCCATTCGTTATTGTGGCCAATAAGATTGATATACCTGAATCTTTACCAGAACGCATAATGTCTGTATTTCCTCAACACACGGTGGTTCCAATTTCTGCTTTACATGGTGAAAATACAGGCGCACTTTACATGGCTATGGTTAAAAAATTCAAATAA
- a CDS encoding fumarate hydratase — MELKLQTPIKDSTIQNLKIGDVVYLSGIIYTARDSAHLRIIKEGPPVDLEGAVIFHAGPIVKKTGKSEGSDEIEDFKMVAVGPTTSTRMNPYKPEVIALGLSAVIGKGGMDENTSEALVKHNAVYLSAVGGCAALYSKSIVKVKNVHWIDLGVPEAIWELEVKDFGPLIVSMDAHGENLYEKVKKDKSTSRIC; from the coding sequence ATGGAATTAAAACTTCAAACACCAATTAAAGATAGTACCATTCAAAATTTAAAAATTGGAGATGTAGTATACCTTTCTGGCATAATTTACACAGCCAGGGACAGTGCTCATTTAAGAATTATCAAGGAAGGCCCGCCTGTTGATCTAGAAGGAGCAGTAATATTTCATGCAGGTCCTATTGTAAAAAAAACCGGGAAATCAGAAGGCAGTGATGAAATTGAAGATTTTAAAATGGTAGCGGTTGGACCTACTACCAGTACACGGATGAATCCATATAAACCAGAAGTTATTGCATTAGGTTTAAGTGCTGTTATTGGAAAAGGAGGAATGGACGAAAATACTTCTGAAGCACTGGTGAAACATAATGCAGTATATTTATCTGCTGTTGGGGGGTGTGCTGCTCTATATTCAAAATCAATCGTAAAAGTTAAAAATGTCCACTGGATTGATTTAGGAGTCCCTGAAGCAATTTGGGAACTGGAAGTTAAGGATTTCGGACCTTTAATAGTGTCTATGGATGCTCATGGAGAAAATTTATATGAAAAAGTCAAAAAAGATAAATCCACTTCAAGGATTTGTTGA
- a CDS encoding TIGR00288 family protein, which produces MRSFEKLTSLKDYIPLKRKESGGKNIGLLVDGPNMLRKEFSLNLDLVRKIMAEYGDMRVGKVLLNQYASDKLIEAIVNQGFTPIVVAGDTDVYMAVEAMELIYNPNIDVIALMTRDADFLPIINKAKENGKDTIVIGAEPGFSAALQNSADDAIILKPENNKDEQSTTKKEDENAN; this is translated from the coding sequence ATGCGCAGTTTTGAAAAATTGACCTCTTTAAAAGATTATATTCCATTAAAACGAAAAGAATCTGGAGGCAAGAATATAGGTCTTTTGGTAGATGGGCCTAATATGTTAAGAAAAGAGTTCAGCCTTAATCTTGATCTTGTAAGAAAAATAATGGCAGAATATGGTGATATGAGGGTGGGTAAGGTTTTACTCAACCAATATGCATCTGATAAGCTTATAGAGGCCATAGTAAATCAGGGATTTACACCCATAGTTGTGGCGGGAGATACAGATGTTTACATGGCAGTTGAGGCCATGGAACTAATTTACAACCCGAATATTGATGTAATAGCTCTCATGACTCGTGATGCTGATTTTTTACCAATTATCAATAAAGCAAAGGAAAATGGAAAAGATACGATTGTAATTGGTGCTGAACCCGGATTTAGTGCGGCTCTTCAGAATTCTGCAGATGATGCTATTATCCTTAAGCCAGAAAACAATAAAGACGAACAATCCACTACTAAAAAGGAAGACGAAAATGCTAATTGA
- a CDS encoding TIGR03576 family pyridoxal phosphate-dependent enzyme: MLIDSSSDEVKRRDNALRIIGSILNKEGKAGLYDLTGLSGGFPLEDEDLGLIETYAGPALFEEQLTKLGIEHLGGEKVLAFNRTTSGIFATILTLVKPGEEIVHFLPKSPSHPSIPRSAAVVGAVYTEFDNIDNFRVTDDTSLVIITGSTMDHDIIKSEEFDKVVEISKSKNVPIFVDDASGASLRTIIHKQPKAMDLGADLVIKSTDKLIEGPRGGLMAGKAKFIDKIKSKSYEFGLEAQPPVIAGMVRTLEKFTPDRIFDANKKKNETYNALNQHFKNVKKTPTGIMLSAEGLINELKINGHKTVLSSQEVSFIFAMILLKNHHIITIPAVGMPGASATIRIDLASKDAVKITTDFIVKAFTDTFKVLTDTINDLDACKSYLFN; the protein is encoded by the coding sequence ATGCTAATTGATTCAAGTTCTGATGAAGTAAAAAGGAGGGACAATGCACTAAGAATCATTGGTTCCATTTTAAATAAAGAAGGAAAAGCAGGTCTTTATGATTTAACTGGATTATCTGGAGGTTTCCCCCTTGAAGATGAAGATTTGGGGTTGATTGAAACCTATGCAGGGCCGGCTTTATTTGAAGAACAATTGACCAAATTAGGAATTGAACACTTAGGTGGAGAAAAAGTTTTAGCCTTTAATCGGACAACATCAGGCATTTTTGCCACTATCTTAACTCTTGTTAAGCCTGGTGAAGAGATCGTTCATTTTCTTCCCAAATCTCCATCCCATCCTTCTATCCCCCGAAGTGCTGCTGTTGTAGGGGCGGTTTACACAGAATTTGATAACATTGATAATTTCAGAGTCACTGACGACACCAGTCTGGTTATTATAACTGGATCAACTATGGATCATGATATCATTAAAAGTGAAGAATTTGATAAGGTAGTTGAGATTTCCAAATCAAAAAATGTACCCATATTTGTGGACGATGCTTCTGGAGCTAGTTTAAGGACCATTATTCATAAGCAACCAAAGGCTATGGATTTAGGTGCAGATCTGGTTATTAAAAGTACGGATAAATTAATAGAAGGTCCTAGGGGAGGATTAATGGCTGGAAAAGCTAAATTTATTGATAAAATAAAATCTAAATCATATGAATTCGGTTTAGAGGCACAACCACCAGTTATTGCAGGTATGGTAAGGACATTAGAGAAATTCACTCCGGATAGAATTTTTGATGCAAATAAAAAGAAAAATGAGACATATAACGCACTAAATCAACATTTTAAAAATGTTAAAAAAACGCCAACCGGTATAATGTTATCTGCTGAGGGTTTAATCAACGAATTGAAAATCAACGGTCATAAAACAGTTCTCTCATCCCAGGAGGTTTCATTTATATTTGCCATGATACTTTTAAAAAATCATCATATAATAACTATACCCGCAGTAGGGATGCCGGGGGCTTCTGCTACCATACGAATTGATCTGGCATCCAAAGACGCGGTAAAAATAACCACGGATTTTATTGTAAAAGCATTTACAGACACATTTAAGGTCCTCACAGATACAATAAATGATTTAGATGCATGTAAATCATATCTATTTAATTGA
- a CDS encoding RNA 3'-phosphate cyclase has protein sequence MIIIDGSYGEGGGAIIRTATALSALKGQSIHIKNIRANRPKKGLAPQHLTAIKALSNLTGAYCSGLNIGSEEIYFNPSTISGGTYQIDIKTAGSITLVLQSLMIPSMFADSTVKLEIRGGTDVRWSPSIDYFKNVTLPLLRLLGYDVKVDLIKRGYYPRGGGIIKAVINPLKQLKHLNLTYIEIDSIKGISHCSKLPDHVATRQAHAAEKILEKCGYDVDIEIQCKSDSLGPGSGIVLWTSGNNPIGGSAIGKPGKRAEIVGKNAANELIYHISKKAPLDKYMGDQIIPYMAASGHSKIKTCELTQHTTTNIYVAEKIMDKKFQIQGKLGEPAIISVK, from the coding sequence ATGATAATCATTGATGGTTCATATGGTGAGGGTGGCGGTGCTATTATACGAACTGCGACTGCTTTATCTGCTCTAAAGGGCCAATCAATACATATAAAAAATATCCGTGCTAACCGTCCAAAAAAAGGGTTAGCACCCCAGCATCTTACAGCCATCAAAGCTCTGTCAAATTTGACTGGCGCATATTGTTCTGGTCTAAATATAGGCTCTGAAGAAATTTATTTTAATCCCAGTACCATATCTGGAGGAACTTACCAGATTGATATAAAAACGGCAGGTAGCATTACCCTGGTCCTCCAATCATTAATGATACCTTCCATGTTTGCAGATTCTACTGTAAAATTAGAGATTAGGGGAGGAACAGATGTGAGATGGTCACCATCTATTGATTATTTCAAAAATGTAACACTGCCTCTGCTAAGATTATTAGGATACGATGTCAAAGTCGATTTAATTAAAAGAGGATATTATCCACGGGGCGGCGGGATAATTAAAGCAGTAATAAATCCTTTAAAACAATTAAAACATTTGAATCTAACCTATATAGAGATAGATAGTATAAAAGGAATTTCACATTGCAGCAAACTCCCAGATCATGTTGCAACAAGGCAAGCCCATGCCGCTGAAAAAATCCTTGAAAAATGTGGTTATGATGTAGACATTGAAATCCAGTGTAAATCCGATAGTTTAGGGCCGGGATCAGGTATAGTTTTATGGACCAGCGGAAATAATCCCATTGGTGGAAGTGCTATTGGAAAACCTGGAAAACGTGCTGAAATTGTAGGAAAAAATGCTGCAAATGAACTCATATACCATATATCCAAAAAAGCACCGCTAGATAAGTATATGGGTGACCAGATAATTCCATATATGGCCGCTTCTGGTCATTCTAAAATTAAAACATGTGAGCTAACCCAGCATACTACAACTAATATTTATGTTGCAGAAAAAATAATGGATAAGAAATTTCAAATTCAGGGTAAATTAGGAGAGCCGGCCATAATAAGTGTGAAATGA
- a CDS encoding biotin--[acetyl-CoA-carboxylase] ligase, with amino-acid sequence MRLNELVLDFFYEKKGKYIPASKIASDLDISEPELIEIIQSLEDQEYKIAFSEGQGYKIEETPNLLLPYEIKRNLNTDFIGKKIYYYQEVDSTNDLAKELAENGAEDGTLIIAQTQRRGKGRHGKKWISPSGGIWMTIILRPTISPEKAPLLTLVTGVAVAETIKEQTGLDVKIKWPNDILIDEKKVCGILTEAHARYNTLDYVIIGIGIDANVDIELFPQELRNDATSIKQELKREISYVELVQRFLEKFEDFYFEFNEDKFPEILRKWRKYSKTIGSYVEVHKKLGKVVRGEAVGINKKGALILELDDGNLRKVFSGECIHLN; translated from the coding sequence ATGAGATTAAACGAATTGGTTTTAGATTTTTTCTATGAAAAAAAGGGGAAATATATCCCTGCATCCAAGATTGCTTCTGATTTAGATATTTCAGAACCAGAATTAATAGAAATTATCCAATCACTGGAAGATCAGGAATATAAAATAGCCTTCTCTGAGGGACAGGGATACAAAATTGAAGAAACTCCTAATCTATTGCTTCCTTATGAAATAAAAAGAAATTTAAACACTGATTTCATTGGAAAAAAGATCTATTATTACCAAGAAGTTGACTCAACCAACGACTTAGCTAAAGAATTGGCAGAAAATGGTGCTGAGGATGGAACATTAATCATTGCACAAACCCAGAGAAGAGGTAAGGGAAGACATGGCAAAAAATGGATATCTCCCAGTGGAGGGATTTGGATGACTATAATATTAAGGCCTACCATATCCCCTGAAAAAGCTCCCCTATTAACCCTGGTTACTGGAGTTGCAGTTGCTGAAACTATAAAAGAACAAACTGGATTGGATGTTAAAATTAAATGGCCCAATGACATATTAATTGATGAAAAAAAGGTCTGCGGAATTCTCACAGAAGCACATGCCAGATATAATACTTTAGACTACGTAATTATTGGAATTGGCATCGATGCCAACGTAGATATTGAACTTTTCCCTCAAGAGTTAAGAAACGATGCAACATCAATAAAACAAGAATTAAAAAGGGAAATATCTTATGTGGAACTTGTTCAAAGATTTTTAGAAAAATTCGAAGACTTTTACTTTGAATTTAATGAGGATAAATTCCCAGAAATACTTAGAAAATGGCGAAAGTATTCTAAAACCATTGGAAGCTATGTAGAAGTGCATAAAAAACTAGGAAAAGTTGTAAGAGGCGAAGCTGTTGGTATTAACAAAAAAGGTGCACTTATTTTAGAATTAGATGATGGTAATTTAAGAAAGGTATTCTCAGGGGAGTGCATACACCTAAATTAA